One Oncorhynchus kisutch isolate 150728-3 linkage group LG13, Okis_V2, whole genome shotgun sequence DNA window includes the following coding sequences:
- the LOC109902742 gene encoding volume-regulated anion channel subunit LRRC8C-like isoform X1, translated as MIPVTEFRQFSEQQPQFRVLKPWWDVFTDYLSVVMLMIGVFGCTLQVRQDKIICLPQKMTMYNQTILLPNKTAVQPDVPEMMGRKTNLDFQQYSFINQMCYEKALHWYAKYFPYLVLIHTLIFMVCSNFWFKFPGSSSKIEHFISILGKCFDSPWTTRALSEVSGENPEEKDIKKSRAILNVSVEGNLDNLEKTQSLKSIPEKIVVDKPTASALDKKEGEQAKALFEKVKKFRLHVEEGDILYVMYVRQTVLKVFKFLLIIAYNSALVSEVQITVKCSVDIQDMTGYKHFSCNHTMAHLFSKLSYCYLCFVAVYGFTCLYTSYWLFYRSLKEYSFEYVRQETGIDDIPDVKNDFAFMLHMIDQYDPLYSKRFAVFLSEVSENKLKQLNLNHEWTPEKLRQRLLTNHNDRLELQLFMLSGLPDTIFEVTELQSLKLEIINNVTIPASIAQLENLQELSLYQCCFKIHTTATSFLKEKLKVLRVKFDDSRELPHWLYHLRNLEELYLIGSLSPDASKNVGLESLRELKHLKTLSLKSNFTKIPQSIVDVSSHLQRLYIYNDGTKLVMLNNLKKMVNLTELELVHCDLERIPHAVFSLTNLQELDLKENNLRSIEEIVSCQHLHKLTCLKLWHNSICYIPEHIKKLGSLERLYFSHNKIEILSPHLFLCNKLRYLDLSNNDIRFIPPEIGVLQSLQYFSVTCNKIENLPDELFFCKKLKTLKLGKNMLSLLSPKISYLVLLTHLELKGNHFELLPPELRFCRALKRGGLVVEDVLFETLPSDIRDKMKAE; from the exons ATGATTCCTGTGACGGAGTTCCGGCAGTTCTCAGAGCAGCAGCCACAGTTCCGGGTTCTGAAGCCCTGGTGGGATGTGTTCACAGACTACCTCTCTGTGGTCATGTTAATGATCGGAGTGTTCGGATGCACCCTACAG GTGAGGCAGGACAAAATCATCTGCCTTCCCCAAAAAATGACCATGTACAACCAAACAATACTCTTACCAAATAAAACTGCTGTGCAGCCGGATGTGCCCGAGATGATGGGCCGGAAAACCAACCTGGACTTCCAGCAGTATAGCTTCATCAACCAGATGTGCTATGAGAAAGCTCTGCACTGGTACGCCAAGTACTTCCCTTACCTAGTCCTCATACACACCCTCATCTTCATGGTGTGTAGCAATTTCTGGTTCAAGTTCCCAGGCTCCAGCTCTAAGATAGAGCATTTCATCTCCATCTTGGGAAAGTGCTTTGACTCCCCCTGGACTACTAGAGCTCTGTCCGAGGTGTCTGGAGAGAACCCAGAGGAGAAG GACATCAAGAAGAGTAGGGCGATCCTCAATGTGTCTGTAGAGGGGAACCTGGACAACCTGGAGAAGACCCAGTCCCTCAAATCCATCCCAGAGAAGATTGTAGTGGACAAGCCCACAGCCAGCGCTCTGGATAAGAAGGAAGGAGAACAGGCCAAAGCTCTATTTGAGAAGGTGAAGAAGTTCCGCCTGCATGTCGAAGAGGGGGACATCCTCTATGTTATGTATGTTCGCCAGACTGTTCTCAAAGTGTTCAAGTTCCTCCTCATCATCGCGTATAACAGTGCTTTAGTCTCTGAGGTGCAGATCACAGTGAAGTGCAGTGTGGACATACAGGACATGACGGGATATAAGCATTTCTCCTGTAATCACACCATGGCCCACCTGTTCTCTAAGTTGTCGTACTGTTACCTGTGCTTCGTGGCTGTGTACGGATTCACCTGCCTCTACACTTCCTATTGGCTCTTCTACCGCTCACTGAAGGAGTACTCCTTTGAATACGTGAGGCAAGAAACGGGAATCGATGACATCCCAGACGTGAAGAATGACTTTGCCTTCATGCTGCACATGATCGACCAGTATGATCCACTGTATTCCAAGAG GTTTGCAGTGTTCCTGTCTGAGGTCAGCGAGAACAAACTGAAACAGCTGAACCTGAACCATGAATGGACGCCAGAGAAGCTGCGTCAGAGACTGCTGACCAACCACAATGACAGACTGGAGCTGCAGCTGTTCATGCTGTCTGGGCTCCCGGACACCATCTTCGAGGTGACAGAGCTCCAGTCCCTGAAGCTAGAGATCATCAACAACGTAACCATCCCAGCTTCCATCGCCCAGCTGGAAAACCTCCAGGAGCTGTCTCTGTATCAGTGTTGCTTTAAGATCCACACCACAGCCACTTCCTTCCTCAAGGAGAAACTCAAG GTGCTCAGGGTAAAGTTTGATGACAGCAGGGAGCTGCCTCATTGGCTGTACCACCTGCGGAATCTAGAGGAACTCTACCTCATTGGCTCATTGAGTCCTGACGCTTCGAAGAATGTGGGTCTGGAGTCCCTGAGGGAGCTGAAGCACCTGAAGACCCTCTCGCTCAAAAGTAACTTTACAAAGATCCCCCAGTCCATCGTAGATGTGTCCAGCCACCTGCAGAGGCTGTACATCTACAATGATGGCACCAAGCTGGTGATGCTCAACAACCTGAAGAAAATGGTGAACTTGACTGAATTGGAGCTGGTGCACTGTGACCTGGAACGCATCCCACATGCTGTCTTTAGCCTCACAAACCTACAG GAGTTGGACCTGAAGGAAAACAACCTGCGCTCCATTGAGGAGATAGTCAGCTGCCAGCACCTCCACAAGCTGACGTGCCTGAAACTCTGGCACAACAGTATCTGCTACATCCCTGAGCACATCAAGAAGCTTGGCAGCCTGGAGCGCCTCTACTTCAGTCACAACAAGATAGAGATCTTGTCCCCGCACCTGTTCTTATGCAACAAGCTTCGTTACCTGGACCTGTCCAACAACGACATCCGGTTCATTCCGCCGGAGATTGGCGTCCTACAGAGTCTTCAGTATTTCTCTGTTACGTGCAACAAGATCGAGAACCTCCCAGACGAGCTCTTCTTTTGCAAGAAGCTCAAAACCCTCAAGCTGGGCAAGAATATGCTGTCTTTGCTCTCACCAAAGATCTCATACCTGGTTCTATTGACACACCTGGAACTGAAGGGCAACCATTTTGAGCTCCTGCCTCCAGAGCTGCGGTTCTGCCGGGCGTTGAAGCGTGGCGGCCTAGTGGTGGAGGACGTCCTGTTTGAAACCTTGCCTTCGGATATCAGAGACAAAATGAAGGCTGAGTGA
- the LOC109902742 gene encoding volume-regulated anion channel subunit LRRC8C-like isoform X2 produces MLMIGVFGCTLQVRQDKIICLPQKMTMYNQTILLPNKTAVQPDVPEMMGRKTNLDFQQYSFINQMCYEKALHWYAKYFPYLVLIHTLIFMVCSNFWFKFPGSSSKIEHFISILGKCFDSPWTTRALSEVSGENPEEKDIKKSRAILNVSVEGNLDNLEKTQSLKSIPEKIVVDKPTASALDKKEGEQAKALFEKVKKFRLHVEEGDILYVMYVRQTVLKVFKFLLIIAYNSALVSEVQITVKCSVDIQDMTGYKHFSCNHTMAHLFSKLSYCYLCFVAVYGFTCLYTSYWLFYRSLKEYSFEYVRQETGIDDIPDVKNDFAFMLHMIDQYDPLYSKRFAVFLSEVSENKLKQLNLNHEWTPEKLRQRLLTNHNDRLELQLFMLSGLPDTIFEVTELQSLKLEIINNVTIPASIAQLENLQELSLYQCCFKIHTTATSFLKEKLKVLRVKFDDSRELPHWLYHLRNLEELYLIGSLSPDASKNVGLESLRELKHLKTLSLKSNFTKIPQSIVDVSSHLQRLYIYNDGTKLVMLNNLKKMVNLTELELVHCDLERIPHAVFSLTNLQELDLKENNLRSIEEIVSCQHLHKLTCLKLWHNSICYIPEHIKKLGSLERLYFSHNKIEILSPHLFLCNKLRYLDLSNNDIRFIPPEIGVLQSLQYFSVTCNKIENLPDELFFCKKLKTLKLGKNMLSLLSPKISYLVLLTHLELKGNHFELLPPELRFCRALKRGGLVVEDVLFETLPSDIRDKMKAE; encoded by the exons ATGTTAATGATCGGAGTGTTCGGATGCACCCTACAG GTGAGGCAGGACAAAATCATCTGCCTTCCCCAAAAAATGACCATGTACAACCAAACAATACTCTTACCAAATAAAACTGCTGTGCAGCCGGATGTGCCCGAGATGATGGGCCGGAAAACCAACCTGGACTTCCAGCAGTATAGCTTCATCAACCAGATGTGCTATGAGAAAGCTCTGCACTGGTACGCCAAGTACTTCCCTTACCTAGTCCTCATACACACCCTCATCTTCATGGTGTGTAGCAATTTCTGGTTCAAGTTCCCAGGCTCCAGCTCTAAGATAGAGCATTTCATCTCCATCTTGGGAAAGTGCTTTGACTCCCCCTGGACTACTAGAGCTCTGTCCGAGGTGTCTGGAGAGAACCCAGAGGAGAAG GACATCAAGAAGAGTAGGGCGATCCTCAATGTGTCTGTAGAGGGGAACCTGGACAACCTGGAGAAGACCCAGTCCCTCAAATCCATCCCAGAGAAGATTGTAGTGGACAAGCCCACAGCCAGCGCTCTGGATAAGAAGGAAGGAGAACAGGCCAAAGCTCTATTTGAGAAGGTGAAGAAGTTCCGCCTGCATGTCGAAGAGGGGGACATCCTCTATGTTATGTATGTTCGCCAGACTGTTCTCAAAGTGTTCAAGTTCCTCCTCATCATCGCGTATAACAGTGCTTTAGTCTCTGAGGTGCAGATCACAGTGAAGTGCAGTGTGGACATACAGGACATGACGGGATATAAGCATTTCTCCTGTAATCACACCATGGCCCACCTGTTCTCTAAGTTGTCGTACTGTTACCTGTGCTTCGTGGCTGTGTACGGATTCACCTGCCTCTACACTTCCTATTGGCTCTTCTACCGCTCACTGAAGGAGTACTCCTTTGAATACGTGAGGCAAGAAACGGGAATCGATGACATCCCAGACGTGAAGAATGACTTTGCCTTCATGCTGCACATGATCGACCAGTATGATCCACTGTATTCCAAGAG GTTTGCAGTGTTCCTGTCTGAGGTCAGCGAGAACAAACTGAAACAGCTGAACCTGAACCATGAATGGACGCCAGAGAAGCTGCGTCAGAGACTGCTGACCAACCACAATGACAGACTGGAGCTGCAGCTGTTCATGCTGTCTGGGCTCCCGGACACCATCTTCGAGGTGACAGAGCTCCAGTCCCTGAAGCTAGAGATCATCAACAACGTAACCATCCCAGCTTCCATCGCCCAGCTGGAAAACCTCCAGGAGCTGTCTCTGTATCAGTGTTGCTTTAAGATCCACACCACAGCCACTTCCTTCCTCAAGGAGAAACTCAAG GTGCTCAGGGTAAAGTTTGATGACAGCAGGGAGCTGCCTCATTGGCTGTACCACCTGCGGAATCTAGAGGAACTCTACCTCATTGGCTCATTGAGTCCTGACGCTTCGAAGAATGTGGGTCTGGAGTCCCTGAGGGAGCTGAAGCACCTGAAGACCCTCTCGCTCAAAAGTAACTTTACAAAGATCCCCCAGTCCATCGTAGATGTGTCCAGCCACCTGCAGAGGCTGTACATCTACAATGATGGCACCAAGCTGGTGATGCTCAACAACCTGAAGAAAATGGTGAACTTGACTGAATTGGAGCTGGTGCACTGTGACCTGGAACGCATCCCACATGCTGTCTTTAGCCTCACAAACCTACAG GAGTTGGACCTGAAGGAAAACAACCTGCGCTCCATTGAGGAGATAGTCAGCTGCCAGCACCTCCACAAGCTGACGTGCCTGAAACTCTGGCACAACAGTATCTGCTACATCCCTGAGCACATCAAGAAGCTTGGCAGCCTGGAGCGCCTCTACTTCAGTCACAACAAGATAGAGATCTTGTCCCCGCACCTGTTCTTATGCAACAAGCTTCGTTACCTGGACCTGTCCAACAACGACATCCGGTTCATTCCGCCGGAGATTGGCGTCCTACAGAGTCTTCAGTATTTCTCTGTTACGTGCAACAAGATCGAGAACCTCCCAGACGAGCTCTTCTTTTGCAAGAAGCTCAAAACCCTCAAGCTGGGCAAGAATATGCTGTCTTTGCTCTCACCAAAGATCTCATACCTGGTTCTATTGACACACCTGGAACTGAAGGGCAACCATTTTGAGCTCCTGCCTCCAGAGCTGCGGTTCTGCCGGGCGTTGAAGCGTGGCGGCCTAGTGGTGGAGGACGTCCTGTTTGAAACCTTGCCTTCGGATATCAGAGACAAAATGAAGGCTGAGTGA